CCCTGTATGCACCCAATGCGGATGTATCCAGGGGCAGGTATTAGTCCATCCGGCTCAGCTtacagctgggcagcagcacaacaCCTGGTCCTTGGGATTTCCCCCATTTCATTAAGCTGGGTGGTTTGAAGGtaggcagggctggcaggatggGAGCGATGCATGTAGGCAGGCTCAGGTCTTGAATTTTTTGTCTTGGGACTGTCCAGCTATGGGCTTCTGCAGCCGAGTTTCCCCCGGTGGATGAATGCAACCCAGCTGGCTCCTTGCCCATCCTGTTGAGCCATCATGCCAgctcttgcagcagcagcatggtgAGATGTGGGGCTGGTGGGGGGGGTCTCCTTGAGCATCACGTGCCCCAGCATGCCCAGCTGAGCGGGGTGCTGTGGACCCAGGGAGGAATGGGTGCTGCCATGCCACATGCTGTTTACTGTTTGGGCTATAAGGCGGCTTTGTTCTTCTCCTCAGGACACTCTGAATAACAACTCTCTGGGGAAAAAGCACAGTTGGCAGGAGCGGGTGTCCCGGTCGTCGTCCCCTCTGAAAACGGGTGAGTTCTCAGGCTTTTGGCCACGGTCAGCTCCTTGCACACTTTCTTGGTGTTCAGGAGCCTGAGACAagtggtgctggagcaggaggtttGGGAAAACATACCACATAGATGCAGGGTGCATGTCTGTCTTGCTCTCTACAATTACCTGAAAGGAGATTGTTAGTGAACTGGGAGTTgctctcttctcccaagtagCAAGCagtaggacaagaggaaatagcttcaagttgcaccagggaaggTCTAGATTgggtattagaaaaaaattcttcatttaaatGTTGATGAAGCGTTGGAATGGGAAGTGCTGGAATCACTGTCCCTGGAAGCGTTCAAAATTGTGTAGATGTGGTGCTTggagacatggtttagtggtagaCTTGACAGTgttgatggttggacttgggaatcttagaggtcttttccaacttgaatgattctatgattctgtgagtgTGGGTGGCACCCCTGGACaccttccctgtgagggagcATCCCCCTCTGTGTGGCTGTCTAtgctgctctcctttccctACAGGTGAGCAGACCCCTCCCCATGACCACGTTTGCCTGAGTGATGAGGTCAATCACCAAAACAGCACAACCTCCACCAAAGACCGGGGCACATCCACGGAGAGCCCATGCCGGCgcacagcagccacacagaTGGCCCCAGCCTGTGTTGCCTCGTCCCGGCCGCCCGAGAAGCACCAGGCCACCAGCCGGGCCCCACCACATGGTGCCAGCGTCGTGGTGGTGACGAGGGGCCCCGAGGCCCACCGGGACCGCATCCGCTACCAGACGGATGTGAGGCTGGAGGCCACCGAGGAGATCTACCTGACGCCCGTGCAGAAGAACTCGGACCCCCTGGAGACTGACAAGCCGTTCCTGTCTCAGTCCAGTGAGAACCGCATGTCCATCAGCTCTGACATTGACACCTCTGGCTactcagccctggcagggaaaaCCAACCCCTCCATCAGCGAGGAGGATGAGGTGCTGGACTACATGTCCTCCCCTGACAAGACAAACCTGCCCAGGGCCTCCTGTGGTGGTGGGAGTGGTGGCTCCCGGCCAGGGCACAACCTTCAGAGAGCCTCTGTGAGTTCGGACACCAGTGCCCTCTCCTATGACTCTGTCAAATACACACTGGTGGTGGATGAGAAcgtgcagctggagctggtcaGCCTCAAGCAATGCTACTCGGGCTACAGTGACGAGAGTGACTCGGCCACAGTCTACGACAATTGCATCTCTTCACCCTATGAGTCGGCCATTGGCGAGGAGTATGAGGAGGATGCGCTGAAGCGTGACTCAGTCTGCCTCTCCGAGGATTCCACCCCTGAGGCAGACATCCACTTCTCCAAGAAGTTCCTCAATGTCTTCATGAGTGGTCGGGCACGCTCCTCCAGtgagtgctgggtgctgggaggagctgggctggtggctgcatgcctgggcagccctgcctgtccctggtgcATGCTCAGGAGATAGGAAGCCACCAACAGAAATGAGCCCCAGTTCTgcttgctgcagcctgtggctTTGTCCCTGATGGTCCAGGAGGCATGGTGGACCTTGGAAAAACTGCCCAAGTGTCAGGTTTGAGGCTGCATTGAGGCTTGCCCAAGGTATGGCAATGCGGAAGGGGAGGCTGAGTGAGCTCACAGAGAGTCATCATATTCCTGGCATGCCACACTCCTCTCCAAGGCCAGAAGAGCACTGGTGGCGTGCTCCAGCAGGCAGGGTTTCCCATGGTGTGGCTGGTCCCATGTAGGTGTCAGAGCTGTTTTTGGTGGTGCAGGGAGGTCTTGTTCCCAGCAGGGACTgatgggcagctccagctgtgcctctgcctcCTGTGGCATCACATGGCTTTGTCTTGGATGAGCCATCCTGCAGGAGCCTCAGCAGACAGCCTGGCCCATGTCCTTCTCTTTGCTGTGATGTTGATCCCTCAGTGCTGACATGTCCTCCTCTGCCTTTGTCCCCAGGTGCTGAGTCCTTTGGGCTGTTCTCCTGCATGATCAAcggggaggagcaggagcagactCACCGTGCTGTCTTTAGGTGAGCTTGCAGGCACAGGCAGTATCCCCAGCCTCTATCAGGGGAAAGCTGGTGCTGCACTCCCACCAAGGTGGGGCTAGCACAGACTCCAGTGCTTCTGGTGTGGGAAGCCCTGGGGAGCAAACCAGTGCCTGTAGCTCATGCCCTGCCCAGGAGCAACATTTACCCAGGCTGCTGCATGGGCAAAACCTCCAAGGCCAGTCAGGGCCTCTGAGGAGCAGCTTGGGTGATGCAGTAGGGGATACCCTTGCATTAGGTGCCAGCATGCTGCTGCCTGTTGAGCCCAAACCTCCTCCAGTGCTTTATTTAGTGTGTCAGGTCCCCATGGCTACCAGGGCACTGCTTGGGTTGGTGGTGGGTAGCCCAGCAGTGTGCCAGTGAGAAGGCCACCAGCACTGCTAGCCAGCCAGCTGCTAGTGCCTCTCTGCCCAGGTTTGTGCCTCGCCACGCGGacgagctggagctggaggtggaTGATCCTTTGCTGGTGGAGGTGCAGGCAGAAGATTATTGGTATGAGGCTTACAACATGCGCACAGGAGATCGGGGCATCTTTCCTGCCTACTATGCTATTGAAGTCACCAAGGACTCAGACCATGTAACAGGTACCAAGCCTCTGTGTGCAGCCTGCTCATGTCCCCAGCTTGTACCACATCCTCCCTGCTGAGCAGtctggtgctgagcagggggctgaggggaggaCCAGGACTGGGCGTCCAGCAGGGAACAATGAGCAGATTCTGCTGTGATGCTGGGAGTTGGTAGCTGGTGTTGAGGGAAGCTTTTCCTGGGCAGAAAGGGTTGTAAGATGGAGAAGGGAGGTGGGACTCAGTCCACATATCTGGCCACTGGAGATGACCCCTGCCATGTGCTCTCTCTCTTCCAGCTCTAGCCAAGAGCAGTGACTGGGTGGACCAGTTTCGGGTGAAGTtccttggctctgtgcaggtTCCCTACCACAAGGGCAATGATGTGCTCTGTGCGGCCATGCAGAAGGTAGTGTCCcactccatccctgggagcaggagtgCCTGCTCCTTCTGGCAGCAGGGCAGATCCTCAGTGGGGAATCGTCATCACTGCTCATGAGTCCCATGGctttgtctctctctctgtcctgcaGATTGCCACCACGCGCCGCCTCACTGTGCACTTTAACCCACCCTCCAGCTGCGTCCTGGAGATCAGTGTGCGCGGGGTCAAGATTGCTGTGAAGGCTGACGACTCCAAGGAGCACAGCAAGGTAGTGCCCCGCTCCCTGCTCACATCATCCCTTCTCTGATTGCTGCTCTGAACTGGCTCATGCCCTCTGTGCTACAGGCCATGATTGCATATGAAAATTAAGGCTCTCCACCTCACATCTGAGTGAGAAACACCATCATCAGAGTTTTAGGTCCACCATCAAGGTCTCCCATGCCTCACAGGGTCCCAGCTCTGATGCTGTCACAGCTGCCAGGCACGTCACTGTGCTGGGATTCTGTAGCCTTAGTTGTAGTCGGTAATCTGTCAGCTGCTTCTAAACCTGCTACTATTTTGAGTGGTGTCCTCCAGATCTGCCCTGTAATCTCTTTATCTGGCGAGGCAGGCTGCTGATTAGCATTCTGCATAAGTAGCCTAGTAAAGCAGGTTGGGATGCTGAGCAGAGGCAAGTGAGGGCTTTGCAGCAAGCTGTTGGGAAACCTCGCTTCCAGCTGGGGGATAGGAGTAGCTCACggctctggctgctgtgagagagctgggctgaggTTTCTACAAATCTTGCCTGTATCTAGAGGATGCCATCAACTTAGTTGCACTTAAGACTTGTATAAATAAGTTTTCATTTCTAGCTGGTACTCTTTGACACCCAGGCTTGAATGACTTGTTTATTTCTAAGTTATCCACTGACCTTCTATTTGCTGGTGTTTCTGAGAGCCTTTTTAGTGAAGGAGAGCTGTGTCTGCTGgtgaacagcagcactgactcTAGCCTGAGTGCAGTCTGACTCAGGGCCTCCAGGGAAATCCTGCAGGAGCTACTGGCGGTAAAGTCAGCTGGGGTGAGAGCCAGCTGGGCTGCCTGGAAAAGCTCCCTTTGTTCAGGTGCTTGGAGCAATCCTGAAACTGCTGCTGATAGCAGCCCAGGATTAGGCTCCAGTTAATTTCACTCCTCAGTCTCCAAGTGCATATTTCCAGTGGCCAGAGaccagctgccctgcagaggggGGGGAGAAAAGCTCTGATGGttcccctttctctctctctctcccaggTAAACAAGTGTAGccattttttccagctgaagaaCATTTCCTTTTGTGGGTACCATCCAAAGAACAACAAGTGAGTAGCAAGGTGTAGTGCAGCTCTCAACACTCAGCAGCAAGGCTTTGCTGccttcctgctccctggggGTAGGAAGGAAAGATGAGGTTTCCTCAAAGCCCCAGTTTGGAGGGCTTCTCTTTCCTTGTGTaccagtgctgcagctctggactTGGACTGTGGCATGACCCTGGGGTGGCCACCAGGATTTATCAGGGGGGTTTCAggtcccaaatccctgtgcttAAGAGTTGTATACACCTCAGAGATGCTGGAGTACCTGTGCCTGCTGGTCTAGTCACATCCACTTTTTTTGCCCTCAGATATTTTGGGTTCATCACCAAGCACCCTGCTGACCACAGATTTGCCTGTCATGTCTTCGTCTCGGAGGAATCCACGAAGCCACTGGCGGAGTCTGTAGGGTGagtcctggctgggcagggaaggctgGCTCATAAAGGACAGGAGGAACAAGACAGCCAGGCTGAATCCTGCCATCTCCCCCTGTATGTGGGGCTTGGACCTGGCCCCAGGCTGGCACCTCTCCTTTCAGTGAGATGCTTAGCATGAGAGCCAGGGCTGACAGGGCTATGAGCATCATATTCCTGACAGTACTGGAACAAATCCCAGTGCAAAGCTATGCGGGCAGATGGCTGAAAGTCATGGACTGTGCAGGGAACCAGAGCAAGGATGGAGACCCTGTGGCTCtgatggcagctctggggctaATGCAGAAGAGgtcaggggctgggggtgtcaAACAGGCCCCAGGGTAAGAGTGGGGGTCAGGATGGAAACAAGGATCTATAATTTCCTTGTGGAGAGGCTGCTGCTAAGCTTTGCCTGGTGCTATGTTGCAGGAGGGCTTTCCAGCAATTCTACAAGGAGTATGTGGAGTACACATGCCCCACAGAGGACATCTACCTGGAGTaggggctggcacaggcacctcctgcacagccagggctgcagtcTCGCCCCTTCCCCGTGTCGTGCATGGACAAGAGCTGCTTTGAGCCTGGAGGAGGAGCgggcccagggcagggctcccCGGGGCACAGAGCGCCACCTCTTTTTGTGACTCCCCTTCCTCGGGCTGGGGGGACGGGAGGGGGGAGGGCTGGACAAATTGTGTTTATTGTACAAAATACTCTTAGTTTATTCTATTGGAGAAGCACCTTCTGGGTGCCCTGCTTGTGAGCAGTTGGTGGGGGGGGACAGTAGCGTGCTCGTGCCCtttccagctgcaggctggggtgaCAGCATCTCCTCCTTGTGACCATGGCACAGCTTCCTGTCACATCCATCTGGGGTGACTTTTAATTGCAGTGGCAGAGTCAGTCTCTTGCAGTATGATGATACAGCAGCTACATAAAACAAGACCCACATGCTGTCTCCTGCCTGGGAGATGGGAtcacctccctgccagggcCTAGGGGAGatggctgctgggcaggggtggcagAAGAAGCCCCAGTATCTCCTCTGCCAGAGCCAGAAAGAGATGAGACAGTTGTtccctgcctctgtccccatccccaccccttcCGTCTTGTATCCATGccctggggagagagaaaaattccCCACATACTCCCAGCAGTAACTATACCTTCGGGAGGGAAGCCTTTTTCTgcccctttcccctctcccctaagctgcaggtggcagaggcagggcaggggcccCCCAGCTCCGTggagctcagcccctgcacAAAGCTGGGTGTCTGCCCAAagtgggacagggaagggctaaaggctgcagggagccaTGCGAAACACCAGGGAGGTAGAAGAGCTCTCCCGGTCCCTGCAGCCAGTGATCTCTGTGCTTCAGCTGGATCTGCTGTGATGGCAACAACTATTAAATATGATGGTTCATGGAGCAGAGCTATTGTGCTGTTTGTTTCCCACTACAAGGGGTTTGGGCCCTGGCTCCTCCTTTCCCTTGAGACCCTAAGAGGAACTGGAGCTTCTCAGTATTGGTCCAAGAGCCCTGGCTGCAACCCTGGGATCCAACAGATCATATGATGATCTGAAGGGACTTCTGGCAGCTGTTGCTCCAGCCCTCACCTGCTGGGCACACTGGCTCACAGGCGCCCATCATCGTAGTACTCCAGCAAGTCCAGCCCGTCACGTTTGCTTTTGCCAGCTCTGCGCAGCTGCGCCGGCCGCTCCGGGGCCACCCACGTTCTGAAGCGAGGCTGCTTGGGCTTGATGCCATAATCTGTGggtgcagcagaggctgggctcagctcagagGTGAGTGCATGGAAAGGGGGTTCAGAGGGGCAAGGAGAGCACTGTACCATCCACCAGGCCAAAGTGCTTCTGTGGAAGCTccaggggagcagagaaatCCTCAGGAACTGAGTAGCTCTCCCTACAGAGGAAAGCAAGGGCCAAGAGTGAGCCAAGGTCCTACAGCAGTTACCCAGGCTGGCACAAGAGCTCCTATCTTGCACCCAGTCTGGCCAGCTCTTGAGGCCTGGTGCTGCAAATCCCAGCCCATGTCAGGGGCCCTGGGGTACCTGCAGGTAccggggcagggaggaggggaaggagggaagtgCCATCACCTCTGGTACACAGGCGCTGGGagggcagcccccagcagcagggtgaggagcagcaggcagcacagcatgGTGCACACTGACTGGTTCCACCGGTTCCACAGCAAGGTCACAGAGGAGCCACCCCGGTTGCCCAGGACAGCTGCTGGGTGGGGCAGGGGCCACGGCCCCTcccaagtgctgctgctgtcctgtcctACCTTGTCCCCTTCTggtcctgggctgctctgcctgggccCTACCAGCTGCTGAGCCTTCGTTGTGCTGGTGCACGTCCCTCTGTATAGTCAGAgctccagggctgtccctgtcccccagcaccTGCTTATGCCTTCCTCTCAAACCCTCCCAAAGCAGACTTTTGCATCTCATCTCAGCAACACAGGCCTCTCCTAGGCCCTTCATTATACGTAGCACAGCAGATTTGCTGAATTAATCGCTTCTCCTTTGCCCTTGGCTAAGCCCCCAGTCACTGGCGGGCAGCCATTCTGCAAACCCTTTTAACACACACTAGGTGCTAGGAAAGCAGCCTGCATACTGCAGCTGTGTACCCCCAGGGGAAGCCCAGGACTCTGGGAGCTGAGGCAGACACTGGGATATACAGAGGCTATAGTCATCAGCTGAGCAGCATGTGGGGCCCTGACAGAGGCCAGAGCAAAAAGCTTCTAAGGGACAAAGTATCCCAGGGCAGACAACTGCAAAACTGCTCTTTCTAACAAAGGGAAATGCTGGCAACCAGAGACAAGGATCTCATGCAGAGACAGAGGCTCTTGAGCTCAGTTCTCTCCATTCAGTCAGTTTATTTGACAGACAAATCTGATCCAAGCAGATGGGCCAGGCACGGCCAACACAAGCAGGTTATGGGTCAACCTCAGCGCCTTGACGTGTGAGACAGTGCTCTCCGAAGAATCACTACGCTGCCTGGCTTTATTATAGCACAGCtgtataaaagaagaaaaatcaagtgCTTCAAAAAAGAGGTTGCCCCATCACTGCAGCCACAAAATGGTCCAGAGAAAATAGGTGGCCAGCATCTCCTCGCACATTTAGTGTCCATCATTCATGCCTAGATCTGTTAAAAAATCACATACaacccctccctgctctgcagaacagGAGCTTCTCATTTATGATTTAACTGAAAATTAGACATTATCAACATCCCTCCCCCAGTCTGCTTGCACTCCTTAGGAATGTCCAGCCATGATTTTAGCACAGAGTAATCATCTTCTTATCAGCCCCAGTTATAGAAATAGATTTTCTGCCAAGCAGGCAAGTAATCCATCAGTGGCCCTGAAACAAGAGAACAGAGGGATCATACGTGTAGAAAGGCAACAATTTAaagctgtgtgtctgtggggTATATCCCTACTTCTCATTATGAtccaaacaaccccaaatctccactTAGACAATGCAAATGAACCCAAGAATAGAACAGTTACTTTTTACCAAGATGTAAGCCAACACTGCAATGTGGTTCCAGAGATCAGAGTAGGACCAAGAGGGGTGTGACACATGGTCAGCACGGCCATGGCGTGGCACACCAACCACTCCTTCAGAGCTGACATGTTCAAACTCCAGTGGGAAAGGGGGTCTACAATGTGCAAGGGGGAAACCCACATGCAGAGAGTcaggagaacactgctgtgacagggaagaaggaagataATTCAGCAATAGTGAGCAGGTGCAAACACAGAACCATCTGCTGTAGAGCGAAAATGCTTACGTTGCACAGGGCTTAATGCAGGCTCCAAAGCCTCTCCGAAATCACTAACTGGAGGAAGTGGCTCCTGAGCTAGCCAGCTTTGTGACCTCCCCAAAGAAAGGGCAATCCCATGATGCCAGGCTGATGTAATGTCACATCACTGCCATGAATCACTCGACAAAAGGATTAACATCATCAGCGGAAGAGTGGGGGAAAATGAAATGCTGGCCTATAACAAAGGGATCCTCTGGTGAAGAACTAGAACACAAGACCTGGTTCAGCCCTTTGATTTACAGTCAGTTTCTTCCTGGTTCAATACTTCCAGGCACCAATTTACCCCTCATGTCCACACTGCAGACTAGGGATCAAGGAAGAGAGTTCTGAACAGGGCTGCAAAGTTGGGGCCCTGGTGTACCAGCTGAGGTGCAGAAAGGAAGCCCAGGAGAACAGGCCTAGATGGCAGACACCaagctctgcagcctcagggCACACAGAGGTTTACTACTGTCATCAAGCCAGGAAGCAATTATCTTTTCCTTCAGCATTCAAAAATTAGTCAAGCATCAACACAGGGTGCTCTAGTACTAACCTCTCTAGGGACTTCCCAATTCCTTCCCTGGATTGGAAACCCACTGACAAATGTTCCCAACAGCCCTTATTTTTCGTCATGAGACAGAAATGGGGATATAACAGTGGGACCCACTTACGTGTGATGAAGCCAACTCCAGGCACATAATCAGCCAACAAGCGCAGAAGGAGGAGGATCCTGCCCCTAGGAAGGGAGAGAGTATGAACAAATCCAGCTGGAcatctcctgccccagctgctgaaCACACAAACAGCTGTTACACAAGGGTTCAGATTAACCTGCTCAGAGGCATCCAGACATCTTCAGATCTACTCACCCGGTCCCCTGGTGCTATTTCAGTTAAAAGGGAAATTTTCAGCAAAAGGGCCCCTTACTCTGAGTATCGGTCATAGAAAGGAGATCTCAGCAGGTAGTACAGCAGTAGGATGGTTCGTCGCCTCAGCTCCGCCCGCTCTCGCCTGTTCAGGTCCTTCAGATCACTCAGCAAACTCAGACTGTAAGGAGGAGGGCAGAGAGCTAAGTCACAGCAAAAGCAGccagcaggaaacaaaaaaaaagagggtttCTAAAGTCCTCCAGTCCCAGCTCCATGCAGAGCAGCCCGCACCAGCTCAAAACAGGGAGCACTGTGAGTGCTGTAGAAGACGTGTCAATCTCCAAGCTAAAGACCAGCCCCAGTGCATATTTCTCTCAGTAGGGCTTGCCCAGGACTGGAGAATGGGGAAATGTCATGCCCAGCCACCACCAATCCAAGCACCAAGACTCTTCATCACACTGACCTCGAGATGTCCAGGACTGCCGAGAGGAGCCAGGGCTTCCATGATCTCTGGCCCCATACTCCTAAACTCAATACTAGGAACACACAGTCAAGGAATGAAAAGATGAGAGATTCCTAACAAGAGGCAGGCAGAGAAGTGATCCCCTGCATATCCGCAAAGTTCTGCCAAGTGCAGGCGAACACACCCTAagacagggctgggagaaaaGGGCTGCAGTGGCTGAGGCCAGGCACCAAAGTGTAAGCAAGGGAAGAGTCCCGAGCGCCGTGCCCAAGCAGAGCGGCGCAGGGAGCGGAGCtggccaggcactgccctgcaccAGGCCGAGCCCGCAGCACCCTCTGCTGGCACCCGCGAACGGCTGGAGCCCGCTCGGAGAAGGGCAGGATACAGTGGAGCAGGGGGCGGGTAATGTAGATGGATTCTGCGATGGTTTCTTGGAGACCCAGAGGAGTGGGAGGCTGGTTCATCTCCTCTGCTCTTCGGCTCTGCGATTCCTCCCTCTGCTGGGGGGACCCCCAGTGCCGTGACTGCAGGGACGGGGCTGAAACAAGCAGGTCTGGTTAATAacacaaataaacacaaaagCTTTGTCCCAGCTGGAAACTAGGTATTACATGACTGCTAGTTACATGACTCCACATGGCCCTGGAGCCCTTCGTCCCCCCAGCTGGTTGGATGGGGAGAAGAATCAGAAAAAGGTAAAACTCCTGCATTGACATTAAACTGCACTGAATAGTTTTACAATTGAAGTAAagtaaaataacaataataacagtAATGAAAAGGGAGATAACAAAACCCAGGAAATGTAAGTGTTGTACAACCACTCACCATCCTCAGACTGATacccatcccattcccaaacaATGATTGGCCCCTCCCAGCCAACCTTCCCAGTTTAAACAGTGGGCATGACATTCTGTGGTATAGAAGATCCCTTCGGCCAGTTCAAGTCCTGACTATGCTT
This region of Catharus ustulatus isolate bCatUst1 chromosome 6, bCatUst1.pri.v2, whole genome shotgun sequence genomic DNA includes:
- the MAPK8IP1 gene encoding C-Jun-amino-terminal kinase-interacting protein 1 isoform X3 gives rise to the protein MAEREKGAASPPASSPFLGLHLASPPNFRLTHDISLEEFEDEDLSEITDECGISLHCKESLATRGHVSRAGGAARAAGGGEASRLQAEMLQLDLIDAAGDTPAEEQTAPEPLQKEPPAGTTEVYRPKRPTTLNLFPQVPRSQLWASAAEFPPVDECNPAGSLPILLSHHASSCSSSMDTLNNNSLGKKHSWQERVSRSSSPLKTGEQTPPHDHVCLSDEVNHQNSTTSTKDRGTSTESPCRRTAATQMAPACVASSRPPEKHQATSRAPPHGASVVVVTRGPEAHRDRIRYQTDVRLEATEEIYLTPVQKNSDPLETDKPFLSQSSENRMSISSDIDTSGYSALAGKTNPSISEEDEVLDYMSSPDKTNLPRASCGGGSGGSRPGHNLQRASVSSDTSALSYDSVKYTLVVDENVQLELVSLKQCYSGYSDESDSATVYDNCISSPYESAIGEEYEEDALKRDSVCLSEDSTPEADIHFSKKFLNVFMSGRARSSSAESFGLFSCMINGEEQEQTHRAVFRFVPRHADELELEVDDPLLVEVQAEDYWYEAYNMRTGDRGIFPAYYAIEVTKDSDHVTALAKSSDWVDQFRVKFLGSVQVPYHKGNDVLCAAMQKIATTRRLTVHFNPPSSCVLEISVRGVKIAVKADDSKEHSKVNKCSHFFQLKNISFCGYHPKNNKYFGFITKHPADHRFACHVFVSEESTKPLAESVGRAFQQFYKEYVEYTCPTEDIYLE
- the MAPK8IP1 gene encoding C-Jun-amino-terminal kinase-interacting protein 1 isoform X1; translation: MQLPLKMESSTEEESWLEDQWEKWLTHDISLEEFEDEDLSEITDECGISLHCKESLATRGHVSRAGGAARAAGGGEASRLQAEMLQLDLIDAAGDTPAEEQTAPEPLQKEPPAGTTEVYRPKRPTTLNLFPQVPRSQLWASAAEFPPVDECNPAGSLPILLSHHASSCSSSMDTLNNNSLGKKHSWQERVSRSSSPLKTGEQTPPHDHVCLSDEVNHQNSTTSTKDRGTSTESPCRRTAATQMAPACVASSRPPEKHQATSRAPPHGASVVVVTRGPEAHRDRIRYQTDVRLEATEEIYLTPVQKNSDPLETDKPFLSQSSENRMSISSDIDTSGYSALAGKTNPSISEEDEVLDYMSSPDKTNLPRASCGGGSGGSRPGHNLQRASVSSDTSALSYDSVKYTLVVDENVQLELVSLKQCYSGYSDESDSATVYDNCISSPYESAIGEEYEEDALKRDSVCLSEDSTPEADIHFSKKFLNVFMSGRARSSSAESFGLFSCMINGEEQEQTHRAVFRFVPRHADELELEVDDPLLVEVQAEDYWYEAYNMRTGDRGIFPAYYAIEVTKDSDHVTALAKSSDWVDQFRVKFLGSVQVPYHKGNDVLCAAMQKIATTRRLTVHFNPPSSCVLEISVRGVKIAVKADDSKEHSKVNKCSHFFQLKNISFCGYHPKNNKYFGFITKHPADHRFACHVFVSEESTKPLAESVGRAFQQFYKEYVEYTCPTEDIYLE
- the C6H11orf94 gene encoding uncharacterized protein C11orf94 homolog, producing the protein MLCCLLLLTLLLGAALPAPVYQSYSVPEDFSAPLELPQKHFGLVDDYGIKPKQPRFRTWVAPERPAQLRRAGKSKRDGLDLLEYYDDGRL
- the MAPK8IP1 gene encoding C-Jun-amino-terminal kinase-interacting protein 1 isoform X2, with the protein product MQLPLKMESSTEEESWLEDQWEKWLTHDISLEEFEDEDLSEITDECGISLHCKESLATRGHVSRAGGAARAAGGGEASRLQAEMLQLDLIDAAGDTPAEEQTAPEPLQKEPPAGTTEVYRPKRPTTLNLFPQVPRSQDTLNNNSLGKKHSWQERVSRSSSPLKTGEQTPPHDHVCLSDEVNHQNSTTSTKDRGTSTESPCRRTAATQMAPACVASSRPPEKHQATSRAPPHGASVVVVTRGPEAHRDRIRYQTDVRLEATEEIYLTPVQKNSDPLETDKPFLSQSSENRMSISSDIDTSGYSALAGKTNPSISEEDEVLDYMSSPDKTNLPRASCGGGSGGSRPGHNLQRASVSSDTSALSYDSVKYTLVVDENVQLELVSLKQCYSGYSDESDSATVYDNCISSPYESAIGEEYEEDALKRDSVCLSEDSTPEADIHFSKKFLNVFMSGRARSSSAESFGLFSCMINGEEQEQTHRAVFRFVPRHADELELEVDDPLLVEVQAEDYWYEAYNMRTGDRGIFPAYYAIEVTKDSDHVTALAKSSDWVDQFRVKFLGSVQVPYHKGNDVLCAAMQKIATTRRLTVHFNPPSSCVLEISVRGVKIAVKADDSKEHSKVNKCSHFFQLKNISFCGYHPKNNKYFGFITKHPADHRFACHVFVSEESTKPLAESVGRAFQQFYKEYVEYTCPTEDIYLE
- the MAPK8IP1 gene encoding C-Jun-amino-terminal kinase-interacting protein 1 isoform X4; amino-acid sequence: MAEREKGAASPPASSPFLGLHLASPPNFRLTHDISLEEFEDEDLSEITDECGISLHCKESLATRGHVSRAGGAARAAGGGEASRLQAEMLQLDLIDAAGDTPAEEQTAPEPLQKEPPAGTTEVYRPKRPTTLNLFPQVPRSQDTLNNNSLGKKHSWQERVSRSSSPLKTGEQTPPHDHVCLSDEVNHQNSTTSTKDRGTSTESPCRRTAATQMAPACVASSRPPEKHQATSRAPPHGASVVVVTRGPEAHRDRIRYQTDVRLEATEEIYLTPVQKNSDPLETDKPFLSQSSENRMSISSDIDTSGYSALAGKTNPSISEEDEVLDYMSSPDKTNLPRASCGGGSGGSRPGHNLQRASVSSDTSALSYDSVKYTLVVDENVQLELVSLKQCYSGYSDESDSATVYDNCISSPYESAIGEEYEEDALKRDSVCLSEDSTPEADIHFSKKFLNVFMSGRARSSSAESFGLFSCMINGEEQEQTHRAVFRFVPRHADELELEVDDPLLVEVQAEDYWYEAYNMRTGDRGIFPAYYAIEVTKDSDHVTALAKSSDWVDQFRVKFLGSVQVPYHKGNDVLCAAMQKIATTRRLTVHFNPPSSCVLEISVRGVKIAVKADDSKEHSKVNKCSHFFQLKNISFCGYHPKNNKYFGFITKHPADHRFACHVFVSEESTKPLAESVGRAFQQFYKEYVEYTCPTEDIYLE